The following proteins come from a genomic window of Salinivibrio kushneri:
- a CDS encoding carboxymuconolactone decarboxylase family protein, whose amino-acid sequence MTKKNYQEINQQQLALNKQFKAHSSDTLSAFGQLHRAAMAEGDLDVKTKELIALGIGIAARCDGCIGAHVAAALKHGATKQECVEAINVAVLMGGGPSLIYGSQALEAVEQLSEA is encoded by the coding sequence ATGACGAAGAAAAACTATCAGGAAATCAATCAGCAACAACTGGCGCTCAATAAACAATTTAAAGCACACAGCAGTGATACCTTATCCGCATTCGGACAGCTTCACCGGGCAGCGATGGCAGAGGGCGATCTCGATGTAAAAACCAAGGAGTTGATTGCATTAGGGATTGGCATTGCCGCGCGCTGTGATGGCTGTATTGGTGCGCACGTCGCGGCCGCTCTCAAACACGGCGCCACCAAGCAAGAGTGCGTAGAGGCCATCAATGTCGCCGTATTAATGGGCGGTGGTCCGTCATTGATTTACGGCTCTCAAGCACTGGAGGCCGTCGAGCAACTGAGTGAGGCATAG